In Bradyrhizobium symbiodeficiens, the genomic stretch CGCTCGGTTCAAGCCAATCCTCGCCACAGCATCACCTATGTGCAATTGGCCGCGGCGCTGGCAAGGCTTGGACGATTGCAGGAGGCGAAGGCGGCGGCCGCGCGGGTGCTGGAGCTGCACCCGTCGTTCCACTACGGCCGTCAATTTCAGGGCGTCAACTGCGCGCCAGCGCTGGCCTCCTCACTTGGCGAAGCCCTCCGCATTGCAGGCCTTCCGGAGTAGCACTCAGCTCGGCCTGACGTCGGCGTGTCACTCAAGTGCAGCGCGCGCTCAAGCCGGAGGCGCTGAGCTTCGCCATCACCTCGTCGAGATGGGCGCTGTCGCGGGTCTCGATGACGAGCTGCAGCAGTGTCGCCTTGGCCGGCAGGTCGGAGAAGGTCCGCTGGTGCGAGACCTCGATGATGTTGGCGCCGGCTTCGGCGAGCAGCGCGGCCACTGCGGCCAGTTGCCCGGGCCTGTCAGGGATATCGAGCGAGAGCTGGGTCAACCGTCCCTCGCGCGCGAGTTCGCGCGTGAGGACGGATGCGATCAGCCGCGTGTCGATATTGCCGCCGCTCAAGACGAGGCCCACCTTCTGGCCCGCGAAGCGGGAGGGATCCGACATCAGCGCGGCGAGGCCGGCGGCGCCAGCGCCCTCGACGACCGTCTTCTCGATCGAGATCAGGGTCGCGACCGCGCGCTCCAGCTCGGCTTCGTTGACGAGCGCGATGTCGTCGACGAGGCGGCGGACGATCTCGGTGGTGATCTTGCCGGGCGATTTCACCGCGATGCCTTCGGCCAGCGTATCGCCGCGCGCCGGCAGATTGCCGGCATGGATGGCATTGTACATCGACGGATAGAGCCAGGCCTCAACGCCCAGGATTCGCAGCGACGGCTTGATCGATTTCGCGGCGATGCCGATGCCGCTGATCAGGCCGCCGCCGCCGATCGGCACGACCAGCGTGTCGAGCTCCGGCACGGCCCTCATCATCTCCAGCCCGATCGTGCCCTGCCCCGCGATGACAAGCGGATCGTCGTAGGGATGGACGAAGATCATGCCTCGCGCTTCGCCGTGGCTGCGCGCGAATGCGGCCGCCTCCTCCAGCGTCGCGCCGGTGACGACCACCTCCGCGCCGTGATGCCGGGTGTTCTCGACCTTCACCATGGGCGTGCCGACCGGCATGACGATGGTGGCGGGAACGCCGAGCCGCTTGGCGTGATAGGCCACGCCTTGCGCGTGGTTGCCCGCCGACATCGCGATCACGCCCCGTGCGCGCTCCTCCGGCGTCAGCGCGGTGAGACGGTTGAGCGCGCCCCGCTCCTTGAACGAGGAGGTGAACTGGAGGTTCTCGAATTTGAGCCAGATCTCGCAGCCGCAGATGCTGCTCAGCGTGCGGCTGTAGCTGCAGGGCGTCTCGACGACGGCGCCCCTGATCGTTTCGGCGGCGGCGGCAATGTCGCTTGGGGCGACTGGCAAACCGCTGAGATCGAAGGGCGAGGTTTGGGACAATTCAGCCATGGGACAGCATAGGGCATTTGGCCGGCTCAGGCGATAAGCCAGCCGCTATTTGGTAAACTCACGCGACCGCGAAGCCCGCCACAGCGTCCACAGCGTGCGCAGCCGGGACGATTGCCTCGGCGTAAACGGATTGCGCCCGGGTTGTGACAGGAGCGCGAGGTCGGCCCGTACCTCCGCGAGTGGCAGAAATGCTGCCCGAGCCGCTGGCGGCACCTCCGCCAGCAACGACAGGGCCGTAGCCAGATGCTGCCTCGCTTCGCCCGCGAGCTGCTCCAGCACGGCGCGCAGGTTCGGCGTGTCCTTGCCGGCAAACACGTCCTCGATGTCGCAATCGTGGCCCGCCAGCAGCTGCTGCGGCACAAACATCTGCCGGTGCGCGGCATCGCGCGGCAGAGTCGTGATGATTTGCACGATGCCTTGCGCAAGCCCGGCATGACGGGCGATATGTTCAACGGCCTCCGAGGGCTGCGTCATGATACGGGCCGCGAGAACGAACAGCGCCGATGAGGTCGCGGCCAGATAGCCTTCCAGCACCGTCAGCGTCGGCATCGGGTCGTTGTAGAGGTCGAACTGGTGCTCGTCGACGAGCAGCGACAGCGGCTCGACCGGCAAATCGAAATCACGGATCGCGCGCAGCAGCTCGGCTGCGACCGGATTGCCCTCGGCACTGCCGTGGACCACGCCCGATAACAGATCGGTCCACCATTGAAAGCGGATCTCGCCGGGCAAGGGTTGGCTCACCTGGTCGCGGACGCGGACGATCTCGACATTGAAGGCGTAGAGCGCCAGCAGCGCGCGGCGCTCGGCAGCGGGCGCGAACAACGTCGCGGCATAGCGCGGGAAGTCGTGGCTGCGCACGAGATCGGCGCAGAAGGACAAATTGTCGGGCGGAGCTGCGGCGGCGTTCATGGCACGGCGATCAGCGCAGCCGCAACCCGCCGCCGTTCGCCGATCATGATGTTGTAGGTGCGCACGGCGGGGCCGGTCTGCATCGTGTCCAGTACCACCATCACCGCCTTGAGCGCCTGGCGCAGCGCCGGCGGCGGCAGCCAGACCCCGGTTCCGGTGCCGATCAGAAGCGTGTCGATGCTGTTGGCGGCCGTGAACACCCGGTCCAGCGAATAGCGGTCAATCTTCTGGGGATCCGTCACGTCCCAGGCCCAGATCGCGTCGGGGAGACACAGCAGCGAGCCCCGATGCGACATGCCGGCAAAGGCGAAGCCGCCCTTGCCATAGGCTTCGATCGGCGCCGAGCGCGGGAAATGGGGAGCGTTGGGATCGCCGGCCATGAGCTTGGTCCGAATGGGCTTACTGCCCTCGCAAACGCCTGCGAGGGCATGCGGTTCGGATCATGCCTTGTTTTTCTTCGCCGGCGCAGCCGTATCAGGCGCATCCTCGCGGTGCTCGCCGACGCCGAGATAGATCAGGATCGGCGCCGCGATGAAGATCGAGGTGTAGGTGCCGACCAGCACCACGCCGAACATCATCACCGCGGTGAAGCTGTGGATGGCGTGCCCGCCGAACAGGAGCAGCGCCAGCAGCGCCAGCGTCACCGTGAAGTGGGTGATGATCGAGCGCGACAGCGTCGAGTTGATGGACTCGTTGAGCAGCTGCGGCATCGGCATCTTCTTGTAGCGCCGCAGCATTTCACGGATACGGTCGTAGATGACGACGGTGTCGTTGAGCGAATAGCCCAGAATGGTCAAAAGCGCAGCGATGCTGGTCAGGTCGAAATCGACCTGGCTGATCGACATGAAGCCGATCGTCAGCACGATGTCGTGCACGTTGGCGATCATGGCGCCGAGCGCGAACTGCCATTCGAACCGGAACCAGAGATAGATCAGGATCGAGACGATCGCGAGCATCAGGCCGAGCATGCCGTAAGCCAGAAGCTCGCCGGCGACGCGCGGACCGAGCACCTCGACGCGGCGGTACTCGATGGAATCACCGAGCGCGGTACGGACTTTCTGCACGGCATCCTGCTGCGCCTTGTCGCCGCCGGGCTGTTCGGCAACGCGGATCAAGACGTTCTCGGGGCCGCCGAACTGCTGCAGTTGCACTTCGCCGAGCCGCAAGCCATCCAGCGTCCTTCGCATCGCCGCGATGTCGGCGGCGCCGGACTTGGCCCGCACCTCCAGCAGCGTGCCGCCCTTGAAGTCGATACCGAGGTTCAGGCCGTGGGTGAAGAACAGCGTGATGGCGAGGATCGACAGCGCCGCCGAGATGGGGAAGCTGATCCGGCGGAAGCGCGTGAAGTCGAAATGGGTATCGTCCGGAACGATCCGCAGCGATGGCAGCCAGCCAAAGGCTGCGACCACGGTGAGAATGGCGATGAGGACGCCGAGCCCGATGAGAACGGTGTGAGTCACGATCAGGCTCCTAGATCGGCACGCTCTGCGGCCGCTTCCACCGCACCCACCAGGCGACGATCAGCCGGGTCATGGTGAAGGCGGTGAACACCGTGGTGATGATGCCGATGCCGAGCGTCACGGCAAAGCCGCGCACCGGGCCGGTGCCGATGTAGAACAGCACCGCGGCGGCAATGAAGGTGGTGATGTTGGAATCGAGAATGGTCGCCAGCGCCCGCCTGAAGCCGGCGTCGATCGCCGAGATCGCGTTGCGGCCGCCGCGCAGCTCCTCGCGGATACGCTCGTAGATCAGCACGTTGGAGTCGACCGCGATGCCGACGGTGAGCACGATGCCGGCGATGCCGGGCAGCGTCAGCGTGGCGTTGAGCAGCGACAACAGGCCGAAGATCATGGCGACGTTGATGGCCACCGCGATGTTTGCGAACACCCCGAACAGCCGGTAGGTCAGCAGCATGAAGACGATGACAAGGATCGAGCCGACATAGGCCGCCAGTTCGCCCTTCTCGATCGAGTCCTGGCCGAGGCCCGGACCGACGGTGCGCTCCTCGACCACGGTCAGCGGCGCCGGCAGCGCGCCGGCGCGCATCAGGATTGCGAGATCGTTGGCGGACTGGACCGTGAAGCTGCCGGAGATCTGTCCCTGCCCGCCCGTGATGGGCTCGTTGATCCGGGGCGCGGAGATCACCTTGTTGTCGAGCACGATCGCGAAGGGCAGCCCGACATTCTCTTGCGTGGCCTGCGCGAACTTGCGCGCGCCCGACGTATTGAACTTGAAGCTGACGACCGGCTCACTCGTACGCTGGTCGAAGGTCGCCTGGGCATCGATCAAATCGCCGCCGGCAACCAGCACCTGCTTCTTGACCACATAGGGCGTCGGCGGCGGCGACGCGCTCATCAGCAACTCGGAGTCCGGCGGCAACTTGCCCTGTTGCGCCTGGTCCGGCGACACGGTCGTGTCGACCATGCGGAATTCCATCTTCGCGGTCTCGCCGAGCAGCTTCTTCAGGCGCGTCGGATCCTGAAGACCCGGCACCTGCACCAGGATGCGGTCATTGCCCTGGCGCTGGATCACGGGCTCGACGGTGCCGAGCTCGTTGACTCGGCGCTCGACGATCTGGATCGACTGCTCGATGGTCTTGCGCATGCGGTCGAGCATCGCGGCCTGTGGGACGGTCAAGCGAATCAGGCTGCCGCCGGCATCGGTCACCTCGAGGTCGCGCTGACCGCTGGATCCCATCAGGCCGCCCAACGGCTGGGACAGCTCGCGCAGCTTGGCGAGCGCAGCCTGAACGTCGGTCTCCTTGGTGATGCGAACCTCGGCCGCGTCGTTGCGCACGGTGACGCCGCCGGTGAAGCCGATCTTGGCATCGCGCAGCGTCCGGCGAACGTCGTCACGAACCTGGTCGAGCCGCTCCTTCTTCACATAGGCGGAATCGACCTCGAGAAGCAGATAGGAGCCGCCCTGGAGATCGAGGCCGAGCACGAGCCGGCGCTGCGCCCAGGCGGGCCAGGTCTTGACCTGCGCCTCGGGGAAGAAGTTCGGGACCGCGCAGAGGCACACGATCAGCGCCGTCAGGATGATCCCGAGCGCCTTCCACCGCGTGAAATACAACATCGACTGGACCTGTCAGATCAGGAGACTTGAAATGCTCGCGGACGCGCTCACTTCGACGCGGCGTCGTCCTTGGCGCTATCCTTCGCGCTTTCCTTGGATTCCTTGGCCGGCTCGCCCTTGGCGCGCACGCCGGAGACCATCGAGCGCATCTGACGCACCCGCACGCCGTCGGCGATCTCGAACTCGATCTGGTCGTCGTCGACGACCTTGGTGACCTTGCCGACGAGGCCGCCCGAGGTCACGACGGTGTCGCCGCGGCGGATGTTCTTCACGAGATCGGCGTGGTCCCGGACCTTCTTCTGCTGCGGACGCAGAATCAGGAAGTACATGATCACGAAGATCAGGGCGAACGGCAGCAGCGACATCAACATGCTGTTGGTGTCGCCGGCGCCCGCGGCCTGGGCATACGCAGGGGTAATCAGCATTCGGACGATCCTCGTGAGAACGGGGGAAAGCCGGTCAGGCCCTCAAAGGCGACCGGCTCGGTCAAATTCGCGCGGACTATAGCGGCCATTGTCCCAATTGCAACGCTGCCAGACCGCTCATTTGGCCACCTTGCGGCGCGACGTCAGGCCCGATAAGGCTGCATTCTCAGGAACTTCGGACATGCCCAGAAAACCCAGCAAAAGCCCGGCCGGCAAAGGCCCACGCACCCCTGCCCGCAAGCCCGCCCTCGTCGCGGCAAAACGCCCCAAGGGGACGACCAAAGGGACCGTCAATGCATCCCCGGACCTCTCGCAGGAGCGCATCGTCCGCGCGCTGGAGACCATTGCGGCGCACCTCTCCGCCCAGGGCAAGCCGGCCCTCGAACGCGAGTCGTTCAAAGAGGCCGATGCCTATGTCTGGCACCCCGACGGACGCCTCGCCGCGGTGCCGCGGGTCAGCCGCGTCGAGCTGTTCCTGCTCAAGGGCGTCGACCGGATGCGCGACATCCTGATGGAGAACACCGAGCGCTTCGCCAACGGCCTGCCCGCCAACAACGCGCTGCTCTGGGGCGCGCGCGGCATGGGCAAGTCGTCGCTGGTGAAGGCCGCGCATGCCAGCATCAATGCGGAGCGAAAGCCGGCCGACAGGCTGAAGCTGATCGAGATCCACCGCGAGGACATCGAGAGCCTGCCGATGCTGATGGAGAAGCTCCGGGACGCCAGCTTCCATTTCATCGTGTTCATCGACGACCTCTCTTTCGACGGCAATGATGCGTCCTACAAATCGCTGAAGGCGGTGCTCGAAGGCGGCATCGAGGGCCGGCCGGAGAATGTGATCCTCTACGCCACCTCGAACCGCCGTCATCTGCTGGCGCGCGACATGATCGAGAACGAGCGCTCGACCGCGATCAATCCCGGCGAAGCCGTTGAGGAGAAGGTGTCACTGTCCGATCGCTTCGGCCTCTGGCTCGGCTTCCACCGCTGCAGCCAGGACGAATACCTCGCCATGGTGCGCGGCTATTGCAGCCATTTCGGCGTCAAGCTCGACGACGAAGCGCTGGAGCGCGAGGCGCTGGAATGGTCGACCACCCGCGGCTCCCGCTCGGGCCGCGTCGCCTGGCAATTCGTGCAGGAGCTGGCGGGCCGCCTCGGCGTGAAGCTGACGGCGAAGTAGCGGACCGTTTCGCCTCCCCCACAACTGTCATTCCCCGCGCAGGCGGGGAATCCAGTACACCGCGGCTTATCGGCTCAATGACTGCTGTGTCGGAATGCTGGATCGCCCGGTCAAGCCGGGCGACGACAGCTTCAATGCGGAGGCTCTGTAAGCCTCACGCCCCGTTCAGGAATTGAAGCGGGTCAACCGGGGTCGATCCCTTGCGGATCTCGAAGTGGAGCTGCGGCGACGCCACCTCCCCGGATTGACCCGACTTGGCAATGACCTGACCGCGCTTGATGGTATCGCCGCGCTTCACCAACAGCTCACTCGCATGGGCATATGCGGTGACGTAGCCGTTGGAATGCCGAACCAGGACCAGATTGCCGTAACCCTTCAGCTCGTTGCCGGAGTAGGCAACGACGCCGTCTTCGGCTGCCTTGACCGGCGTCCCCTCGGGCACCGCGAGATTGATGCCGTCATTGGACTTACCGTTGGTCTTGGCGCCGTAGCTCGTGACCACCTTGCCGCGCACCGGCCAGCGGAAGGTCGGCAGCGCGCTGGTGGTCTCTGCTGCTTTCGCCGGCGCCTCGGCGGCGGGTTTCTCTTCGACATTCGCCGTGGCCTGAGCCAGGCGCGCGCTCTGCACCGGCGCGGCGGCAGCCGCCATCCTGGTGGCGGGCGCGGGAGCAGCCGCAACCGGCTGGAGCGTGCCGGCAACCGGTCCGGCTCCAACCGGAGCCGCAGCAACCGGCGGCGCCAGCACAGCGGTCCTGGCGCCGGGCACCGTCAGCTTGGTGCCGAGCTTTAGCTTGGCCGAGGGATCGAGGCCATTGGCACGGGCCAGCTCAACCGACGAGATGTGGTTCTTGCGGGCTATGCTGGCGAGCGTATCGCCGCGGTTGACGAAGTGCATGCTCGACGGCGCAGCAATGGCCGCAACTGGCTTGGCCGCAGGCGCCATCACGTGAGCCGCCGCGACGGGAGCCGGCGCAGGCGCAGCGGCCGTAGCCGGATGCGGGATGATCAGTTGCTGGCCGGGCGAGAGCGCGCGCGGCCCCTTGTAGCCGTTGGCCGCGAGGATCGCCTGCGGCGTGACGTGATAGCGCCTGGCGATCACATCGAGCGTGTCGCTGGTGCCGACGATGATCTTGGTGCCTCCGGCCGGCGGAGCCGCGGCAACGGAACGCGGCGGCACAGTAGCCGTGGTCTCGAGATGCGGCTGCGTCGGGGGCGCGTAGGAACTGACGCCGCGCCCGCCTCCGGACACGCCACCACCACCCGCAACGGGATAGGACTGCGGTGCGGTCACCGCCGGCGGCGGCAAGGGCTGCGACTGATAATAACCGGACTGCGTCTGCGGCCGCGAATATTGCGGCAGCTCGCGCTGCGGCGGCGGTGCCTGCTGCACCGAACCGGTCTGATCAGACGCGAAGGGGTTGGAGAAGTTCGACTGGGACAGCCGCGACGACATGTCGGCGCTGCACCCTGCGAAGCTGAAGGAGATCAGCGCCAGCACCGCGACCTGCGGTACGCGGCGCGAGTAAAGCAACTCGGCGACGACGGACATGGTTACTCACTCGTACGCAACTGAACTGGTCTTTTAAGTAAACACGCGCCGAGTAAATAACGGCTTAACCCTCCCAATAAGATGTTGGCAGCACAGCCGATCCGGAAATCTACAGCTCCCGCGCCACCCCGGGCAGCGCCGGCACGAAGCGGACATCGACGAGTTCCTTGCGCTCGATCCCGGCTTCGGTGCGGGTCAGGCGGATCAGCGTCTGCACGCCCTGATGCGGGCCGACCGGCGCGATCAGGATACCGCCGACCTCGAGCCGCTCGACCAGATTCTCAGGTATCTGCTCCACCGCGGCGGTGACGATGATGCGGTCGAATGGGCCGATATTGGGCGGCAGATCGAGACCGTCGCCGAGCATCACCTCGACATTGTGACATTCGAGCTTTTCGAGCCTGGCGCGTGCCGTGTCGGCAAGCTTGCGATAGCGCTCGACGGTCAGGACCTGGCCGGCGAGCCGCGACAGCACGGCGGCCTGATAGCCGGATCCTGTCCCGATCTCCAGCACGCGGTGCCGCTTCTGGAGCTGCAGCTGTTCGGTCATGTAGGCCACGACGAAGGGCTGGCTGATGGTCTGCCCGCAGGCGATCGGCAGCGCGCTGTCCCGATAAGCGCCGTCGCGATCGGCCTCGTCGACGAAAAGCTCGCGCGGCACCGCCTCCATGGTTCGCAGCACCGCCTGGTCGCTGATGCCCCGACGCCGCAGCGTGAGCTGAAACATCATCTTTTCCGGCGGATGCTGATCGGAGGTCATTGCCTGCTTGTGCCGTCTTGCCGGATCCGGTGGACATTCAACCCGGGCGCTAGAATCGTGTTCCTGCTCAGGAACCTATGATATCCTTCGCCTGGAGCATTTGACCACAAATTGGCTTGCCACGGGCGAGCCGCGATGACCATTTTCAGATATCCGTTCGTCAAAACGCGCATTGCGTCAATTCGTGTTATCTGCGAACGTTTTTGGCAATGGGCAAGGGACCAACTATGACCGCGACAGGGCTTTCAGGCCGCTCTGTATTCCTCGTCGAAGACGAGGTGATGATCAGGATGATGGTCGCGGATATGCTCGAAGAGCTCGGCTACAAGGTCGCAGCTGAGGCGGGCGACATCACTGAGGCCCTGCGGCTCGCCCAGGCGACCGAATTCGACATCGCCATTCTCGACGTCAACGTCAACGGCAAGGTGATCTCGCCGGTCGCCGACGTGATCAAGGCGAAGGGCTGTCCGTTCATCTTCGCCACCGGCTACGGCTCCTCCGGCCTGCCCGAGCAATATCGCGACCGGCCGGCGCTTCAGAAGCCGTTCCAGCTCGACGCGCTCGGCAAAACCATCGAAGCCGCACTTCGCGGCGGCTAGGCGCTATTTTAGCGTCGCGCTGAGCTCTTCCGAAAACGCTTCGTTGGTGCGGTCGAGCCTGAGCGGCGTGACCGAGACATAGCGCTCCCGCAGCGCCGCCAGATCGGTACCGTCCGCCGGCGTGTCCAGCATCGCAGAGCGCTCGAAGCCGATCCAGAAATAGGGATTGTTGCGGCCGTCTCTGCGCTCGTCGATCCGCAAGAAGCCGAGATTGCGCTTGCCCTGGCGCGTGACGCGGATGCCGAGCACGTCCTCCGGCGCGCAGGAGGGGAAGTTGACGTTGATGACGGTGTCCTTCGGAATGCCGGCGGCGATCACCTTGCGCAGGATGTCGGGCCCGAATTTGCGCGCGGTGTCCCACGGCGGGTGCTCGCGGGTCTCGACGCTGAACTCCTGCGACAGCGCGAACGAGGGCAACCCCAGGATGGTGCCCTCCAGCGCGCCGGCGATGGTGCCGGAATAGACCACGTCCTCGGCGACGTTGCGGCCCTTGTTGACCCCGGACAGCACGACGTCGGGTAGCTTGGCGCCGAGGATATGGCGCGCCCCCATGATCACGCAGTCGGTCGGCGTGCCGCGCACGGCGAAGTGCCGCGGCCCGACTTCGCGCAGGCGCAAGGGATCGTTCAGCGACAGCGAATGCGAGACGCCGGACTGGTCGAGCTCGGGCGCCACCACCCAGACGTCGTCGGACAGCGCGCGCGCGATCTCCTCGACCACCTTGAGGCCGGGGGCGTGAATGCCGTCGTCATTGGTGCAGAGAATGCGCATGCGAAGTGCCGATTCCAAAAAGCGGGGTCTGAGCCGTCTTATCCGGCTCCGGCCGATCAGGCAAACCGGCCGATCAGGGAGCCGGCCTGAACCCGTTAGCGGCGGATGCGCCATTGCGGCAGGAAGCGCGCCAGCCGGCCCTCCACGCGCAGCTCCATCGCCCGCACCGCCGGACTGACGATCGGCGCCTCGATCACGCCGAGCGCCTCCAATTCCGCAACGAGCGCGTCCGGCTCTGGCGTTTGCGGAAAGCGCTCGCGGGCCACCGTCAGCGCGCTGTCGAAGTCGGCAGCGTTCACACCGGGCTTGGCCCGCCGGCTCTGCACGAAATCCTCGTCCCAGAGCCGCGTGACCTCGATGTCGAGCACGCCGCGCAGGCGCTGATCGACGGCCTGGATTCCGCCCCCCGTCACCGCCCATTGTCGGCCGACCCAGAAGATGTCGCGATGCAAGGCCATGAACGGTCGGTTCGCATTGACGGATGGCCGGCAGGATAGCCGGCCCTCCGCTCCGCGCAACCGATCGTTTCCAGCGTTAGTCCCGCCCGATCACTTTCACGCCGCCCATATAGGGCTGAAGTACGTCGGGGACCGCGATCGAGCCGTCCTCCTGCTGATAGGTCTCCATCACGGCGATCAGCGCGCGGCCGAGCGCAGTGCCCGAACCGTTCAGCGTGTGGACGAAACGCGGCTTGCCGTCGGGACCGCGCGAGCGCGCATCCATGCGGCGCGCCTGGAAGTCGCCGCAGACCGAGCAGCTCGAGATCTCGCGGAATGCCCCGCCCTCGCCCTGGCCCGGCATCCAGACCTCGATGTCATAGGTTTTTTGCGACGAGAAACCCATGTCCCCTGCGCACAGCGTCATCACGCGATAATGCAGGTCGAGCCGCCGCAGCACTTCCTCGGCACAGGCGAGCATGCGTTCGTGCTCGTCCCTGCTGCTCTCCGGCGTCGTGATCGAGACCAGCTCGACCTTGGTGAACTGGTGCTGGCGGATCATGCCGCGCGTGTCGCGCCCGGCCGCGCCCGCCTCGGCACGGAAGCACGGCGTCAGCGCGGTGAGCCGCATCGGCAGCTGCTTTTCGTCGAGGATTGATTCGCGCGCGAGGTTGGTGAGCGATACTTCCGCGGTCGGGATGAGGCCAAGGCGCTCTGTCTTCAGCCGCTCCTGGTCGGGCGACGCAAGGAGTTCGCCCTTGATCGCCCAGAACTGATCGTCCTCGAATTTCGGCAATTGTCCGGTGCCGAACATGATCTCGTTGCGAACCAGCAGCGGCGGATTGATCTCGGTATAGCCGTGCTCGTCGACGTGCAGATTCAGCATGAACTGGCCGAGCGCGCGCTCGAGGCGCGCCAGGCCCT encodes the following:
- the surE gene encoding 5'/3'-nucleotidase SurE; protein product: MRILCTNDDGIHAPGLKVVEEIARALSDDVWVVAPELDQSGVSHSLSLNDPLRLREVGPRHFAVRGTPTDCVIMGARHILGAKLPDVVLSGVNKGRNVAEDVVYSGTIAGALEGTILGLPSFALSQEFSVETREHPPWDTARKFGPDILRKVIAAGIPKDTVINVNFPSCAPEDVLGIRVTRQGKRNLGFLRIDERRDGRNNPYFWIGFERSAMLDTPADGTDLAALRERYVSVTPLRLDRTNEAFSEELSATLK
- the serS gene encoding serine--tRNA ligase, producing the protein MHDIKSIRDNPQAFDAGLARRGLKPLSTALLAIDETRRAAILASEQAQARRNAASKEIGDAKKAKDEARAAKLMAEVAELKTTMPQLEAAAKAADDELAKELSAIPNIPFGDVPDGVDEHGNVQRHVFGNKRNYSFAPKLHDDLGTALGDMDFEAAAKLSGARFVVLKKGLARLERALGQFMLNLHVDEHGYTEINPPLLVRNEIMFGTGQLPKFEDDQFWAIKGELLASPDQERLKTERLGLIPTAEVSLTNLARESILDEKQLPMRLTALTPCFRAEAGAAGRDTRGMIRQHQFTKVELVSITTPESSRDEHERMLACAEEVLRRLDLHYRVMTLCAGDMGFSSQKTYDIEVWMPGQGEGGAFREISSCSVCGDFQARRMDARSRGPDGKPRFVHTLNGSGTALGRALIAVMETYQQEDGSIAVPDVLQPYMGGVKVIGRD